In the genome of Leeuwenhoekiella sp. MAR_2009_132, one region contains:
- a CDS encoding TlpA family protein disulfide reductase, with translation MSFKLILASFSIALLLGCSSDTKYSKSGTYIGGEIVNPTSNYIILKKDDLLIDTIALDQNNRFSYKLKSVKKGLYNIFHNEQQLIYLEPGDSLLLRVNTFEFDETLTFGGYGEAENNLLIHFFLRNEDENDLMIRGDVYQTDPETFNQNILKLKQEREQLLANFIEKNKVSSEFIKIAEAIIKYDFCARKEVYPTSHFGDDRLKYMDSLATSFYDCRKEVDFNDASLLSLFSYQRFLINYFNQAAYRQYYKTEPYNPQSFTHNLHKLRLIETKVKDEQVESFLLTRTIKNYLANSNDKKGGETLYDMYMQRIASDDNKAEIKALYEANKNIETGKRIPEEWVINSKQDTISLRSLIKKPTFIFFWSNTKKSQAKRSQALAKSLIQKYPEYTYLAINVNDNYHDWIDTSKRYDFDLTKQIQFADRYKEIADDLAINSLLKTFILDRKGFIINAHANLYSSNFENELLEGLNK, from the coding sequence GTTCTTCAGACACTAAATACTCAAAATCTGGCACTTACATAGGTGGGGAAATCGTAAACCCTACTTCAAATTATATCATTTTAAAGAAAGATGATTTGCTAATAGATACTATTGCGCTTGATCAAAACAACAGATTTTCTTACAAATTAAAATCTGTTAAAAAAGGGCTATATAACATCTTTCATAATGAGCAACAACTTATTTATCTAGAACCCGGCGATAGTCTACTCCTACGTGTAAATACTTTTGAATTTGATGAGACCTTGACCTTTGGAGGTTATGGTGAAGCTGAAAATAATTTATTAATTCATTTTTTTCTTAGAAACGAAGATGAAAATGATTTGATGATTCGTGGTGATGTGTATCAAACAGATCCTGAAACCTTCAATCAAAATATTTTAAAACTGAAGCAAGAGCGGGAACAGCTTTTGGCTAATTTTATAGAGAAGAACAAAGTAAGTTCAGAATTTATTAAAATCGCTGAAGCTATTATTAAATACGATTTCTGCGCTCGCAAAGAAGTTTATCCTACCTCTCATTTTGGAGATGATCGCCTAAAATATATGGACTCTCTGGCGACAAGTTTTTACGACTGCAGAAAAGAAGTAGATTTTAATGATGCTTCGCTATTAAGTTTATTTTCATATCAGCGCTTTTTAATCAATTATTTCAATCAGGCTGCATATAGACAATACTATAAAACGGAACCTTATAACCCGCAATCGTTTACGCACAACTTGCATAAATTACGTCTCATAGAGACTAAAGTAAAAGATGAGCAGGTAGAGAGTTTTTTATTAACTCGTACTATAAAAAATTATTTAGCTAACAGTAATGATAAAAAAGGTGGCGAGACACTTTATGATATGTATATGCAGCGTATCGCATCTGACGATAATAAAGCAGAAATTAAAGCGCTGTATGAGGCAAATAAAAATATCGAAACTGGCAAACGTATCCCCGAAGAATGGGTCATTAACTCAAAACAAGATACTATTAGCCTAAGAAGCCTTATTAAGAAACCTACTTTCATTTTTTTCTGGTCTAATACAAAGAAATCGCAGGCTAAACGATCACAAGCTTTGGCAAAATCACTTATTCAAAAATATCCTGAATACACATATTTAGCCATTAATGTAAACGATAATTATCATGATTGGATAGACACTTCAAAACGTTATGATTTTGATTTGACTAAACAAATACAATTTGCAGATCGCTATAAGGAAATAGCAGATGATTTAGCGATTAATTCGCTTCTTAAAACTTTTATATTAGACCGAAAGGGTTTTATTATAAACGCACACGCCAACTTATACAGTTCTAATTTTGAAAATGAACTTTTAGAAGGTCTCAACAAATAA